Proteins encoded by one window of Blautia faecicola:
- a CDS encoding MATE family efflux transporter translates to MAVNEKNMTSGSPGKLIITFAIPLMLGNVFQQFYTMADTMIVGQVVGVEALAAVGAADWLVWLVFGIMTGMAQGFSILISQYYGAGEKENLKRAVAKSYVLTAILSIIVLVLSEVTVQQVLQFLHTPENVIGLSLMYIRMVFAGIPIIAAYNIFAAILRALGNSRSPLIAMIMAAFINVGLDLLFVAVFGWGVLGAAIATVIAQGFSAAYCLSVLRHIPDVRLTREDFHQQPAMSLRLLKLAAPLAIQNVIISVGGLTVQYVVNGFGFLFVAGFTAANKLYGVLEMASVSYGYAITTYVGQNLGAKKYRRIRNGVRSGVYMALITSIVIAGVMVITGRNILSLFVSGEAGQVKQVLDIAYKYLFIMAIFLWVLYLLYVYRSAIQGLGNTLIPLASGVVEFCMRVGVALLLPKLIGEDGIFYAEISAWSGAAILLIVSYVVIIRKYKE, encoded by the coding sequence ATGGCGGTAAATGAAAAAAATATGACCAGCGGATCTCCTGGGAAACTGATCATCACCTTTGCCATTCCACTGATGCTTGGAAACGTGTTCCAGCAATTTTATACGATGGCAGATACGATGATCGTCGGTCAGGTGGTCGGTGTGGAAGCTCTGGCAGCAGTGGGGGCTGCAGACTGGCTTGTCTGGCTGGTATTTGGTATCATGACAGGGATGGCGCAGGGCTTTTCAATTCTGATATCCCAGTATTACGGTGCAGGAGAGAAAGAAAATCTGAAAAGAGCAGTAGCAAAAAGCTATGTACTGACAGCGATACTTTCCATAATTGTACTGGTATTGAGCGAAGTGACCGTTCAACAGGTACTGCAGTTTTTACATACTCCGGAGAATGTTATCGGACTGAGTTTGATGTATATACGAATGGTATTTGCAGGAATTCCAATCATTGCAGCGTATAACATTTTTGCCGCAATCCTGCGGGCACTGGGAAACAGCAGATCTCCTCTGATTGCCATGATTATGGCAGCGTTTATCAATGTGGGACTGGATCTTCTGTTTGTGGCAGTGTTTGGCTGGGGTGTACTGGGAGCAGCGATTGCCACGGTGATCGCACAGGGCTTTTCAGCAGCGTATTGTCTGTCGGTCCTGCGGCACATTCCGGATGTGCGTCTGACAAGAGAAGATTTTCATCAGCAGCCGGCGATGAGTCTGCGGCTTTTAAAACTGGCAGCTCCGCTGGCAATACAGAATGTGATTATTTCTGTAGGAGGACTTACGGTACAGTACGTGGTGAATGGATTTGGATTCCTGTTTGTGGCAGGATTTACAGCTGCTAATAAGTTGTACGGTGTGCTTGAGATGGCATCGGTATCCTATGGCTATGCCATTACCACGTATGTAGGACAAAACCTCGGTGCCAAAAAATATCGCAGGATCCGAAATGGTGTCCGCAGTGGCGTTTACATGGCACTGATTACATCTATTGTGATAGCCGGTGTGATGGTGATTACCGGAAGAAATATCCTGTCACTGTTTGTATCCGGAGAAGCGGGGCAGGTAAAACAGGTATTGGATATTGCATACAAGTATCTGTTTATAATGGCAATATTTCTGTGGGTTTTATATCTTCTGTATGTCTATCGTTCAGCCATTCAGGGACTGGGCAATACACTGATACCGCTTGCCAGCGGCGTTGTGGAATTCTGCATGCGAGTGGGTGTGGCGCTGTTGCTGCCGAAACTGATCGGTGAGGATGGAATTTTTTATGCGGAGATCAGTGCATGGAGCGGAGCGGCGATTTTACTGATCGTCAGTTATGTGGTAATTATACGAAAATATAAAGAATAA
- a CDS encoding DUF1667 domain-containing protein: protein MEEKKLTCICCPMGCQLQVTLKDGQVEKVEGNTCKRGAEYGKKEVTNPTRIVTTTVRVHGGSLPVVPVKTASDIPKSAVMDCIRQLKEVVVEAPVYIGDVVLTEVAGTKIAVIITKNIEKLCEKQNL, encoded by the coding sequence ATGGAAGAGAAAAAACTGACCTGTATCTGCTGCCCCATGGGATGTCAGCTGCAGGTTACACTGAAGGACGGACAGGTGGAAAAAGTAGAAGGAAACACCTGTAAAAGAGGAGCAGAATACGGGAAAAAAGAGGTGACCAATCCGACAAGGATCGTGACCACGACGGTGCGGGTACATGGCGGCAGCCTTCCGGTGGTACCGGTAAAGACAGCTTCAGATATTCCGAAGAGTGCAGTGATGGACTGCATCCGACAGTTAAAAGAAGTGGTTGTAGAGGCTCCAGTGTACATCGGGGATGTGGTGCTGACAGAAGTTGCAGGAACAAAAATCGCGGTAATAATTACTAAAAATATCGAAAAACTTTGTGAAAAACAGAACTTGTGA
- a CDS encoding NAD(P)/FAD-dependent oxidoreductase translates to MKATYDIVIIGGGPAGLAAACAAYDQGVQDVLILERDKELGGILNQCIHNGFGLHTFQEELTGPEYAKRYEVETEKRKIPYLLETMVLDISPEKEITALNRKDGLFTIQAKAVILAMGCRERPRGALNIPGYRPAGIYSAGTAQRLVNIEGYLPGREVVILGSGDIGLIMARRMTLEGAKVKVVAELMPYSGGLKRNIVQCLDDFGIPLKLSHTVVDIKGKERVEAVTLAQVDENRKPIPGTEEEYTCDTLLLSVGLIPENELSDKLGVRLHPVTGGPVVNESLETSIPGVFACGNVLHVHDLVDFVSQEASMAGNCAAAFVKTGRTEETAEVLVKCGTGVRYTVPAKIRPAYMEEKLPVRFRVGAVYQRASIVVRSGDTVLLRKKRPVMAPGEMETVYIKKDALLSDERPEEITISIEEE, encoded by the coding sequence ATGAAGGCAACATATGATATTGTAATTATCGGCGGGGGACCGGCAGGACTTGCCGCAGCCTGCGCAGCATATGACCAGGGGGTACAGGATGTCCTGATCCTGGAACGTGACAAAGAGCTGGGAGGTATTCTGAATCAGTGCATCCATAACGGATTTGGACTGCATACATTTCAGGAAGAACTGACCGGACCGGAATATGCAAAACGGTACGAGGTGGAAACGGAAAAGAGAAAGATTCCGTATCTTCTCGAGACGATGGTTCTGGATATCAGTCCGGAGAAAGAAATCACAGCACTGAACCGGAAAGACGGATTATTTACCATTCAGGCAAAGGCAGTGATCCTTGCCATGGGATGCAGAGAGCGTCCGAGAGGGGCGCTGAATATTCCGGGGTATCGTCCGGCAGGCATCTATTCGGCGGGAACCGCACAGCGGCTGGTCAATATTGAGGGATATCTTCCGGGCAGAGAAGTCGTGATCCTGGGTTCCGGGGATATCGGGCTGATCATGGCAAGAAGAATGACACTTGAAGGGGCGAAAGTCAAGGTTGTGGCAGAACTGATGCCGTATTCCGGCGGTCTGAAACGAAATATTGTCCAGTGTCTGGATGATTTTGGGATTCCGTTAAAATTAAGCCATACCGTGGTGGATATCAAAGGAAAAGAACGGGTGGAAGCGGTGACACTGGCACAGGTGGATGAGAACCGGAAGCCGATTCCGGGAACGGAAGAAGAATATACCTGCGATACGCTGTTGTTATCGGTAGGACTGATCCCGGAAAATGAACTTTCCGATAAACTCGGTGTCCGCCTCCATCCGGTAACCGGAGGTCCGGTGGTCAATGAGAGTCTGGAAACGAGTATCCCGGGTGTATTTGCCTGTGGAAATGTCCTGCATGTGCATGACCTGGTGGATTTTGTATCGCAGGAGGCATCTATGGCGGGAAATTGTGCGGCTGCATTTGTAAAGACAGGAAGAACGGAGGAGACAGCGGAAGTTTTAGTCAAATGCGGAACTGGTGTGCGCTATACGGTTCCGGCGAAGATCCGTCCGGCATATATGGAAGAAAAATTGCCGGTGAGGTTCCGTGTGGGGGCGGTGTACCAGAGGGCAAGTATCGTGGTACGATCTGGTGATACGGTACTGTTGAGAAAAAAACGCCCGGTTATGGCACCGGGAGAGATGGAGACAGTATACATAAAAAAAGACGCTCTGTTATCTGACGAGAGACCGGAAGAGATAACCATCAGCATAGAGGAGGAGTAA
- a CDS encoding NAD(P)/FAD-dependent oxidoreductase — MYDVIIIGSGVSGSAAARELSRYDLKIGVLEKEEDVCCGTSKANSGIVHAGFDASPGSLMAKMNVRGNRMMEQLAKDLDIPFERNGSLVLCFAKEERNRLEKLKEQGEENGVEGLQILSGDEVRRMEPDLSEEVYAALYAPTGGIVCPFELNLALAENACENGAEFYFDTAVEQIEKTEGGYRIHAEEKIYETRCVVNAAGVYADVFHNMVSAKKIHITPRKGEYYLLDKKAGTTVHHTIFQTPGPYGKGVLVTPTTHGNLLVGPTALDIEEKEGTNTTKGGLDEVAQKAVRSVPKLPLRQVITSFAGLRAHEAGHEFIIQEVEDAKGFFDCAGIESPGLTSAPAIGELVAELVSTHLYAKKKEHFVEKRKGLVDPKKLSREEYQELIRKNPAYGNVICRCETVTEGEIVEAIHRPIPAKSLDGVKRRTRAGMGRCQAGFCSPKTMEILAREWNVPMETITKAGKNSRLIKGYNKDSL, encoded by the coding sequence ATGTATGATGTAATAATTATAGGCTCCGGTGTCAGCGGGAGTGCTGCTGCCCGGGAATTATCCCGGTATGATCTGAAAATCGGGGTACTGGAAAAGGAAGAGGATGTCTGCTGTGGAACATCCAAGGCGAACAGCGGAATCGTGCATGCCGGATTTGATGCCAGTCCGGGCAGTCTGATGGCAAAGATGAATGTGCGGGGAAACCGGATGATGGAACAGCTGGCGAAAGATCTGGATATTCCGTTTGAGCGAAACGGTTCCCTGGTACTTTGTTTTGCTAAAGAAGAGAGGAATCGTCTGGAAAAACTGAAAGAACAGGGCGAGGAAAACGGTGTGGAAGGACTTCAAATTCTTTCCGGCGATGAAGTGCGCCGGATGGAGCCGGATCTTTCCGAAGAAGTGTATGCAGCCCTGTATGCACCGACCGGCGGTATTGTGTGTCCGTTTGAACTGAACCTTGCACTTGCGGAGAATGCCTGTGAAAACGGAGCAGAATTTTATTTTGACACCGCAGTGGAACAGATTGAAAAGACAGAAGGCGGCTACCGGATCCATGCAGAAGAAAAAATATACGAGACCCGGTGTGTGGTCAATGCGGCGGGTGTCTATGCGGATGTCTTTCACAATATGGTAAGTGCAAAAAAGATCCATATCACACCGCGAAAGGGAGAATATTATCTGCTGGATAAAAAAGCGGGTACAACCGTGCACCATACGATTTTCCAGACACCGGGACCGTATGGAAAAGGCGTGCTGGTGACACCGACCACACATGGCAATCTTTTAGTGGGACCGACCGCTTTGGATATTGAGGAGAAAGAGGGAACGAACACCACAAAAGGAGGACTGGATGAAGTGGCACAGAAGGCGGTGCGAAGCGTTCCGAAGCTGCCGCTTCGCCAGGTGATTACCTCGTTTGCAGGACTGAGAGCGCATGAAGCCGGACATGAATTTATCATTCAGGAAGTGGAGGATGCAAAAGGATTTTTTGACTGTGCGGGAATCGAATCGCCGGGACTTACCAGTGCACCGGCGATCGGAGAGCTGGTGGCAGAGCTGGTGAGCACACACCTGTATGCGAAGAAGAAAGAGCATTTTGTGGAAAAAAGAAAAGGGCTTGTGGATCCGAAAAAACTTTCCAGAGAAGAGTATCAGGAACTGATCCGGAAAAATCCGGCTTACGGCAATGTGATCTGCCGGTGCGAGACGGTGACAGAAGGGGAAATCGTGGAAGCTATTCACCGCCCGATCCCGGCAAAGTCTCTTGACGGAGTCAAACGGAGAACCCGGGCAGGTATGGGAAGATGTCAGGCGGGCTTCTGTTCTCCGAAAACCATGGAGATTCTGGCAAGAGAATGGAATGTACCGATGGAGACAATCACAAAAGCAGGAAAAAATTCCCGGCTGATCAAAGGATACAATAAGGACAGCCTGTAG
- the glpK gene encoding glycerol kinase GlpK: MAKYVMALDAGTTSNRCILFNEKGEMCSVAQKEFTQYFPKPGWVEHDANEIWSTQLGVAVEAMSKIGASAEDIAAIGITNQRETAIVWDRHTGEPVYRAIVWQCRRTSEYCDSLKEKGLTEVFRKKTGLIIDAYFAGTKVKWILDNVPGARERAEKGDLLFGTVETWLIWKLTKGAVHVTDYSNASRTMLFNINTLDWDDDILKELNIPRCMLPKPMPSSCVYGYADPAFFGGKIPIGGAAGDQQSALFGQTCFAPGDAKNTYGTGCFLLMNTGEEPVFSENGLVTTIAWGIDGKVYYALEGSIFVAGAAIQWLRDELRVIDSAADSEYMAKKVKDTHGCYVVPAFTGLGAPYWDQYARGTIVGLTRGVNKYHIIRATLESIAYQAHDVIKAMEADAGIRLTGLKVDGGASANDFLMQTQADMIQAQVNRPSCVETTAMGAAYLAGMAVGYWKDQEEVKANWSIDRTFEPEISVEEQEKRMKGWKKAVRYSFDWAKDED, encoded by the coding sequence ATGGCAAAATATGTAATGGCACTGGATGCAGGAACTACCAGCAACCGCTGTATCCTGTTTAACGAAAAGGGAGAAATGTGCAGTGTGGCACAGAAAGAATTTACCCAGTATTTTCCGAAGCCGGGCTGGGTAGAACATGATGCCAATGAGATTTGGTCCACCCAGCTTGGAGTAGCGGTGGAAGCGATGTCAAAGATCGGGGCATCTGCGGAAGATATCGCAGCCATCGGAATCACCAATCAGAGAGAAACTGCTATCGTCTGGGATCGTCATACCGGGGAACCGGTGTACCGGGCAATCGTCTGGCAGTGCCGCAGAACTTCAGAATACTGTGATTCTCTGAAAGAAAAAGGACTGACGGAAGTGTTCCGTAAAAAAACCGGACTGATCATCGATGCGTATTTTGCCGGTACAAAGGTAAAATGGATCCTTGACAATGTACCGGGAGCACGGGAGAGAGCAGAAAAAGGAGATCTGTTATTCGGAACGGTAGAAACGTGGCTGATCTGGAAGCTGACGAAGGGTGCGGTTCATGTGACGGATTATTCCAACGCATCCCGAACCATGTTATTTAACATCAATACGCTGGACTGGGATGACGATATCTTAAAAGAACTGAACATTCCAAGATGCATGCTTCCGAAACCGATGCCGTCAAGCTGTGTATACGGTTATGCGGATCCTGCATTTTTCGGAGGAAAGATCCCGATCGGCGGGGCAGCGGGAGATCAGCAGTCCGCACTGTTCGGACAGACCTGTTTTGCACCGGGAGATGCCAAGAATACGTATGGCACAGGTTGTTTCCTGCTGATGAACACCGGGGAAGAGCCGGTATTTTCGGAAAATGGGCTGGTTACTACGATCGCGTGGGGCATCGACGGAAAAGTGTATTATGCGCTGGAGGGATCAATCTTCGTGGCAGGAGCGGCGATTCAGTGGCTGCGTGATGAACTGCGGGTGATTGATTCCGCGGCAGATTCGGAATATATGGCAAAGAAAGTAAAAGATACCCACGGCTGCTATGTAGTGCCGGCATTTACCGGACTGGGAGCACCGTACTGGGATCAGTACGCCAGAGGAACGATCGTGGGACTGACACGTGGTGTAAATAAGTATCACATTATCCGGGCAACACTGGAGTCCATCGCGTATCAGGCACACGATGTCATCAAAGCGATGGAAGCCGATGCGGGCATCCGGCTAACCGGACTGAAGGTAGATGGCGGAGCAAGTGCCAACGATTTCCTGATGCAGACGCAGGCGGACATGATCCAGGCACAGGTCAACCGGCCATCCTGCGTGGAGACGACAGCGATGGGAGCCGCTTATCTGGCGGGGATGGCTGTAGGATACTGGAAAGACCAGGAAGAAGTAAAAGCCAACTGGTCCATTGACCGGACCTTCGAACCGGAAATTTCCGTGGAAGAACAGGAAAAACGGATGAAGGGATGGAAAAAGGCGGTTCGTTATTCGTTCGACTGGGCGAAAGACGAAGACTGA
- the recJ gene encoding single-stranded-DNA-specific exonuclease RecJ — MEKWMVAAKRADFKEIGEHFGIDQVTARIIRNRDVIGEEAIEKYLHGSRKDFYSPWLLKDMEKAVAILQEKITNKNKIRIIGDYDIDGVMSTYILLVSLRGLGADADMVIPNRIMDGYGINEHLIEQAWEDKRDTIITCDNGIAAATQIQKAKDLGMTVIVTDHHEVPFEETENGRTEILPPADAVVNPKQKDCGYPFSGLCGAVVAMKVMEALYEKMVPEVDLVDRMLPFAGIATIGDVMDLKDENRILVKEGLQGLHHTTNLGLQELIRVNGLEPENISPYHIGFVLGPCLNASGRLDTAKRALKLLLAETREEAAVLAGDLKNLNESRKEMTAQGVEKAIEQVESTSMMEDTVLVVFLPECHESLAGIIAGRLRERYHKPSFVLTRGEEGVKGSGRSIEAYSMYEKLCECKEYLTKFGGHPMAAGLSLEEENVETFRRKLNESSGLSQDDLVEKVSIDVPMPIHYIRKDLVRELSLLEPFGKGNEKPLFAQKNLWISQLRVFGKNRNVVKMRLTDENGYPMDGVYFGDGDAFAEEARGKQKIAIVYYPDINVYQGRESLQVIIRHYQFD, encoded by the coding sequence ATGGAAAAATGGATGGTAGCAGCGAAACGTGCTGATTTTAAGGAAATCGGAGAGCACTTCGGCATTGATCAGGTTACGGCGAGGATTATCCGCAACCGCGATGTGATCGGGGAGGAAGCGATTGAGAAATATCTGCATGGAAGCCGGAAAGATTTCTACAGTCCATGGCTGCTAAAAGACATGGAAAAAGCAGTGGCTATCCTGCAGGAAAAGATAACGAATAAAAATAAGATCCGGATCATCGGAGATTATGATATTGACGGAGTGATGTCCACCTATATCTTACTGGTGAGCCTGCGGGGACTCGGAGCGGATGCGGACATGGTGATTCCAAACCGCATCATGGACGGATATGGAATCAATGAACATCTGATCGAACAGGCATGGGAGGACAAAAGAGATACGATTATTACCTGCGACAATGGAATCGCAGCGGCAACACAGATTCAGAAAGCGAAAGATCTAGGAATGACGGTGATCGTGACAGATCATCACGAGGTGCCGTTTGAAGAAACCGAAAACGGTAGGACAGAGATTCTGCCGCCGGCGGATGCCGTTGTCAATCCGAAACAGAAAGACTGTGGGTATCCGTTTTCCGGACTCTGCGGTGCGGTAGTGGCAATGAAAGTGATGGAAGCACTGTATGAGAAAATGGTACCGGAAGTGGATCTGGTAGACCGGATGCTTCCTTTTGCGGGAATCGCAACGATCGGAGATGTGATGGATCTGAAGGATGAGAACAGGATTCTGGTAAAGGAAGGTTTGCAGGGACTCCATCACACGACGAACCTGGGATTACAGGAACTGATCCGGGTAAATGGTCTCGAACCGGAGAATATCAGTCCCTATCATATCGGATTCGTCCTCGGTCCGTGTCTGAATGCCTCGGGAAGGCTGGATACGGCAAAGCGTGCCCTTAAGCTGCTGCTGGCAGAGACCAGAGAGGAAGCAGCCGTGCTGGCAGGTGATCTGAAGAATCTGAACGAGAGCCGCAAGGAGATGACCGCACAGGGAGTAGAAAAAGCCATCGAACAGGTAGAATCCACTTCCATGATGGAAGATACGGTTCTGGTAGTCTTCCTGCCGGAATGTCATGAGAGTCTGGCGGGCATTATCGCCGGCCGTCTGCGTGAGCGATACCACAAACCGTCCTTTGTGCTCACCAGAGGGGAAGAGGGTGTCAAAGGATCGGGACGGTCAATTGAAGCCTATTCGATGTACGAGAAACTCTGCGAGTGTAAGGAATATCTGACAAAATTCGGCGGACATCCGATGGCGGCAGGACTGTCACTGGAGGAAGAAAATGTGGAAACATTCCGCAGAAAATTAAATGAGAGCTCCGGGCTGTCACAGGATGATCTTGTAGAAAAAGTGTCAATCGATGTTCCGATGCCGATTCATTATATCCGCAAGGATCTGGTGCGGGAACTGTCCCTGCTTGAACCGTTCGGAAAAGGAAATGAAAAGCCGCTGTTTGCACAGAAAAATCTGTGGATCAGTCAGCTGCGTGTCTTTGGAAAAAATCGGAATGTCGTAAAGATGCGTCTGACCGATGAAAACGGTTATCCGATGGACGGCGTGTACTTTGGGGATGGCGATGCATTTGCCGAGGAGGCGAGAGGAAAACAGAAAATTGCCATCGTATACTACCCGGATATCAACGTGTATCAGGGACGGGAAAGCCTGCAGGTGATCATTCGGCATTATCAGTTTGATTGA